GCCCAAATGATGCCCCTCCCATCAAGGCGCTGGCGGTTAATTATTATATCCAAAGCAATATTTTTTAAAAGTTAAGCGTTTGATTATACTATGGCTGGCGTGACTTTGTTAACTTGGCAATGTGCGCCACTATCGTCAACATCATCAAAGGTGCTAGATTGCTCCACTAAAAGGTTGTATGTTGACTAGCGTATCGATTTCGCAATCACCTACGGATTCATCCAGTACGATAAAGCAATTAGCTTTGCTCATACTGCTTAAAATGCCGGAGCCTTGATTGGCTAAGGGTTTTACTTTCCACTGTTTATTTTCTTCAAATAACACGCCACGCTGAAATTCAGTGCGCCCTTTAGCCTTTTTAATGGGTGCGGAGCAAGGGAGCATAAACATCGGCGATGTGCTTGTGGTCCTCCCCATAAGCTGCCATAAGGCTTGTTTTACAAATTGATAAAATGTCACCATAGTAGAAACAGGGTTTCCTGGCAATCCAAAATAATGCGCATGACCTACTTTGCCATACGCCAATGGGCGGCCTGGTTTCATATTGATTTTCCAGAATAAAACTTCTCCATGCTTTGCAAGCAATGTCTTCATATAATCAGCTTCGCCGACTGAAACGCCGCCACTGGTAATGATGACATCATGATGAAGAGCTGCGTCTAATAACGTTTTTTCAAGTAAGTCTGGTATATCTGGCACTACGCCTAAATCTGTAATGCAGGTATTTAATTGGCTTAACATACCGTAAATTGTGTAGCGATTACTGTCATAAACTTGCCCTTTTTTCAGCGGCTTGCCAACACTGACTAGTTCATCACCTGTACTAAAAAAAGCCACCTTTAATTGACGGTTGACCGCAATCTGATCAATGCCTAAAGAAGCCAGCAATCCCATGTCGGCAGCTTGTATTTGATGTCCTTTGTGTAAGACCACCTCCCCAATTTTTAAATCTTCACCAGCCAAACGTACATTAGCCCCTTTTGTTGGCGCTTCTAAAACATGAATATACTCGCCCTTATTAACGGTTTTTTCTTGCATCACTACGGTATCAGCGCCTTGTGGGATCATCGCACCTGTCATAATTTTGACGCATTCTCCCGCTTTTACGTTTTGGCTAAATGGTCTGCCCGCAAATGCAGTGCCGATGATTTTAATCATTTTGATGCCGTCACTATGTTGATAAGCAAAGCCATCCATCGCGCTATTATGATGATTGGGAACATTGCTGGGGGAGATAACATCTTCTGCTAAGATATATCCTAAACTATCACGTATAGATAGCGTTTCTGTCTCCACAATTGGATTCAAAAATTGTTGAATAAAGTGACGTGCTTGTTGCACAGACATGGCATTTGGATCGTAATCATCCATGCAACTTGGATTGGTAGCGAGTTGAGTTAAGGTTGTTTTAGTCATGCTGTTTTTGCATCCATTTTAAAATAAACGTACAGATTGCTTGCGGGTCATTCAGTGGTAATTGCGGCTTTGTGCAGACTATTGGTTTATCACAAGCCACCGCAATAATATTGTCATCATTTTCAACCAATAGCGGTAAACCTAAACCAGGTCGGTGTACTTCAATTTTGGGGATATTAGCTTGTTTAAAACCTTCCACTAAGACTAAGTCAGCATACGCATTGTTTAGTTGTTCAATCATCGCTGTTAAATCCGCTTCGCCATTGTGATGAGAGGTGCCTTGCATCTCTGTCATGAGTGCCCAGCGTCTGTCTGAAGCAATGAGTGTTTGCACGGCACCCGCTTCGCGAATGTTGTAACTATCCTTACCAACATGGTCAATATCAAATTTGTGATGCGCATGTTTAATCACCGAAACACGAATCTGTTTTGCTGCTAGTAAAGGAATAAGCTGCGTAATGATGGTGGTTTTGCCTGCATTGCTGCCAGCTGCAACAATGCCTAAAATTGGTAACTTAATCATGACTTAATTTTAATGCCAAAGTTTCCAAATCTTCAACCGTATTCACGTTGACAAAAGCGTCATTGCAATCGTCGAATGAAACTTCGGTGTACGCCAAACTTTTCTGCCATAGGTTTACCTTGCGGTTACCTTGCGCAATGAATGCAGTCAGAGAGGGGAGTACGGATTGTTTCATTAAGCAAAAAACAGGGTGAGCAAATCCGCCACTTGTGGCAACTGCAATTTCAGCATTTTGCATTGTAAGACTATGCAATAGCCGGCTAGATAAGTCTTCAGGTATGAATGGAGAATCACATGGCGTGGTTAACAGATAAGCATGTTTGCAATGTTGTAGTCCAACACTAAACCCAGCTAAAGGCCCGATAAAGTGTGGTTGCTCATCTTGCAATACAGGCAAGCCAAGTAATTGATATTGGCTAATCTCGCGGTTGGCATTAATGAGTATTTGATCAACTTGTGGTTTTAGCCGATCAATAACATATTGAATAAAAGGCTGTTGTTGTAACCGAACCAAACCTTTATCAACCCCCCCCATTCTTGTTGCTCTACCACCTGAAAGAATAATAGCTGAAATGGCAGTCATGACGATAAACTTATCCGCCAGTATGTGACATGAATCTGACCACAGCAGGCGTTGCACGTTGCAAATCAAAATCATGGCCTTTAGGTTTGATTTTCATACTGTTGATAATCGCTTCCATTAATGGCGCGTCGTTATTGGGATTGTTCCTTAATAAAGGCATTAACTCTATATTGTCTTCTTGACCAAGGCATAAATAGAGTTCACCTTGGCATGTGATGCGGATACGGTTGCAGCTTTCGCAAAAGTTATGACTATGTGGCGAGATAAAACCAATTTTTGTTTGCTTATCAGCTACACGCCAATATCTAGCTGGACCACCTGTCGATTCTGTGCTTGGTAGTAGCAAGTACTTACTTTTTAGTTGATTTAGTGTGTCATTATTACTCACAAAAGTGTTTTCGCGGTCATGGTTGACATCGCCTAAGGGCATTTCTTCAATGAAGCTAATATCGATGTGTTTATCAATGGCAAATTGTACTAAATCGAAGACTTCGTCATCATTGATGCCGCGCATTAAAACGGTATTGAGTTTGATACCTTCAAACCTTTGCTCAATGGCGCTATCAATGCCTAATAATACTTTTGCTAAATCGCCGGTACGCGTAATGGCTTTAAAACGCTCCGCATGCAAGCTATCTAATGAAATGTTAATACGTTTTACGCCCGCTTGTTTTAACTGTTGTGCTTGCTTGCTTAGTTGGCTGCCGTTGGTTGTCATGACTAATGCATCTAAGCCGCTTAACTGACCAATTGTTTCAAATAGCCATAATGCGTTTTTGCGAACCAAAGGTTCTCCTCCAGTAATGCGAACTTTTGTGACACCTAACTGGACAAATACCTTAACAATACGCGCACATTCTTCTAAAGTTAATAAGTCTATGCGTGGTAAAAAGGTCATATCTTCAGCCATGCAATATTGACAGCGGAAGTCGCAACGATCTGTAATCGACAGGCGAATATAGTCGATTTTTCTGCCGAATTGATCGATAAGCTGTTGTTGGGAGTTGACCATAATGTAAATTGGCGGTGCTGATATGAGAATTAAGTCATTATTCTATGCCATTTTTGGGGTTTAACAAGTAGTGTTTTAGGTATATCATTAGAGATTATTTACAATTGTGTAACATTTTTGGGGATCAGTTTGGCTAAACAGCTTTCTAACAGTGATTTGAAAAAAATAGAATCACATATTCTTGCTTATAAAAGCATGCCTGGAGGATTAATGCCTTTGTTACATGCCGTTCAGGATGATATTGGTTATGTCCCTGAAGAGATTTATACACAAATTTCACAAGCATTGGCACTGTCTGTTGCTGAGGTGCATGGTTTTGTCACCTTTTATCATCATTTTAGAACGCACCCAGTTGGTAAGCATGTGCTGCAAGTTTGTCGTGCTGAATCTTGCCAAGCAATGGGATCTGAAAAGTTAGAAGCTGATATTAAGGCGCAATTAGGCGTGAATTATCATGAGACGACAGCCGATGGTGAGATAACATTATTGCCAGTGTATTGCTTAGGTAATTGCGCCTGTTCCCCTGCAGTTATGATGGATGACGAGGTTTATGGTCGAGTGGATGCGCAAGCAGTTGCTACTTTAGTCGGCGAGGTGAAAAATGGCTAAGATTAAAGTATTTGTTCCAAGAGATTCGAGCGCACTCTCGCTAGGCGCTCATCGCACAGCAGCTGCGATTGAAACAGAAGCAAAAAAACGTGGTATTGATATTGAGTTAATTAGAAATGGCTCGCGTGGTTTGTTCTGGATTGAGCCAATGGTCGAGGTTGAAACGGCAAAAGGTCGGATAGCTTATGCGCCCGTTAAGGCGGGTGATGTTGTCAGCTTATTTGAAGCTGATTTTATTCATGGTGGTGAGCATAGGCTTTGTCTTGGATTAACGGACCATATCCCATATTTAAAAAATCAGCAGCGCTTAACCTTCGCTCGCGTCGGTATTACTGACCCGGTTTCGCTTGACGATTATCTGGCGCATGACGGTTACAAAGGGCTTAACAACGCGCTAGCGATGACACAAGCCGATATCGTGAAAGCAGTGACAGACTCCGGTTTGCGTGGACGTGGCGGTGCAGCATTTCCTACAGGGATTAAATGGAACACCGTTTTAGGTGCGCAAGGCGAGCAAAAATATATCGTATGTAATGCAGATGAAGGTGATTCTGGCACTTATTCTGACCGCATGATTATGGAGAACGATCCATTTGTATTGATAGAAGGTATGACGATTGCAGGCCTCGCAGTGGGTGCCACGCAAGGTTATATCTATTTGCGTAGTGAATACCCACATGCGTTGCATATATTAAATGAAGCAATTGCCAAGGCTTATACTAGTCATTATTTAGGCGATGATATATGTGGTTCTGGTAAGCGCTTTCATTTAGAAGTACGTCGCGCAGCTGGTGCTTATGTATGCGGAGAAGAAACCTCATTACTAGAAAGCCTAGAAGGCAAACGTGGCTTAGTGCGCTTTAAACCACCTTTACCTGCAATAGAAGGGTTATTTGGGAAACCAACGGTTGTCAATAATGTCATCAGCTTAGCAACTGTGCCAATTATTTTGGATAAAGGTGCACAGTATTATGCTGATTATGGGATGGGACGTTCACGTGGTACATTGCCCATTCAATTAGCGGGCAATATCAAACAAGGCGGCTTGGTTGAGCTGGCATTTGGCGTTACACTCAGGGAATTGCTTTATGATTATGGTGGTGGTTCAGCCAGTGGTCGGCCAATTCGCGCTGTACAAGTAGGCGGGCCGCTGGGTGCTTATTTGCCAGAGAGTCAATTTGATACACCTGTTGATTATGAATCATTTTCTAGTATTTGGGCAGTATTGGGTCACGGCGGAATAGTGGCTTTTGATGATACTGTCAATATGGCAAAAATGGCACGCTATGCATTTGAGTTTTGTGCAGTAGAAAGTTGTGGTAAATGTACGCCTTGCCGTATCGGCGCAGTACGTGGGGTGGAAGTAATGGATAAGATAACCGCAGGCACTGAGCACTCAAAAAATATTCAAGTTTTACGAGATTTGTCCGATACTATGTTGAATGGGTCTCTATGTGCGCTAGGCGGTATGACGCCTTATCCGGTTATTAGCGCGCTAAACCATTTCGGTGAAGATTTTGGACTTAATGAAAAAGAGAGTGTCGTTTAAATACGACAAAGGATAACATCATGGATGATATTAAATATACGACAGTTAAACCGAATATCTTAAAATACGATCCTGAAAAAGATTATGGTACGCCAAAAAAAGACAGTGAAACTTTAGTCACGCTCACTATTGATGGCGTTGATGTGACTGTGCCAGAAGGCACTTCTATTATGCATGCAGCGCAATTGAGTGGAGTTACCGTGCCCAAGCTTTGTGCGACTGACTCTCTAGAGCCGTTTGGATCATGTCGGTTGTGTTTGGTTGAAATAGAAGGTCGTCGTGGTATGCCAGCTTCTTGCACCACACCCGTTGCAGAAGGTATTAAAGTCAAAACGCAAACCAAAGCATTAGCGGATACCCGTCGTGGTGTAATGGAGTTGTATATTTCAGATCATCCGTTAGATTGTTTAACTTGTGCTGCTAATGGGGATTGCGAGTTGCAAGACATGGCAGGAGCGGTTGGTTTGCGCGAAGTGCGGTATGGCTATGAAGGCGAGAATCATCTAAAAGCTGAAAAAGATGAAAGCAATCCATACTTTACTTTTGATCCGTCTAAATGCATTGTTTGCTCGCGCTGTGTTCGTGCGTGTGAAGAGACGCAAGGCACATTTGCATTAACCATACAAGGTCGTGGTTTTGAAAGTAAAGTGTCTGCAGGTAATAAAGACTTTATGGATTCAGAATGTGTTTCTTGTGGTGCATGTGTACAAGCTTGTCCAACGGCAACTTTGATGGAAAAAACGGTAATTGAAGCAGGTACTCCAGAGCATAAAGTCACTACAACTTGCGCCTATTGCGGCGTTGGCTGTAGTTTTGATGCGGAAATGAAGGGTGATGAAGTTGTGCGTATGACACCCAATAAAGAAGGCGGTGCAAACCATGGACACTCCTGTGTTAAAGGCCGTTTTGCTTGGGGATATGCTACTCATCAAGATCGTATTACTACGCCAATGATACGTAAAAGTATTCATGATGAATGGCAGCAGGTAGGTTGGGATGAGGCGATTGAATATGCGGCAAGCGAGATTCAACGCATTCAAGCGAAATATGGTAGAGATTCGGTAGGCGGCATTACTTCATCAAGATGTACCAATGAAGAAGTCTATGTCACACAAAAACTCGTTCGTGCTGTTTTTGGCAACAACAATGTTGATACTTGTGCGCGTGTTTGTCATAGCCCTACTGGATATGGTTTAAAACAAACTTTAGGCGAGTCAGCAGGTACGCAGACATTTGACTCTGTTATGCAGTCAGATGTGATTTTTGTGATTGGCTCTAATCCGACAGATGCACACCCAGTATTTGGTTCTCAAATGAAACGTCGTTTACGTGAAGGTGCAAAGCTAATTGTAGCTGATCCACGAGCAATTGATTTGGTTGAAAGTTCACCGCATATCCGTGCCAATTATCATTTGAATTTACGCCCAGGTACCAATGTGGCATTGCTATCCGCTATGTCACATGTTGTTGTGACAGAAGGTCTAGTAAAAGAAGATTTTGTTAAATCACGCTGTGAGTGGGATTCATTTGTGTTATGGCGTGATTTTGTGGCAAAGCCAGAAAATTCTCCTGAAGCACTAGAAAAAGACATAGGCGTATCGCCAGAGAAAGTGCGAGAAGCAGCTCGCCTATTTGCCACAGGTGGAAATGCGGCTATCTATTATGGTTTAGGCGTAACTGAGCATAGTCAGGGATCGACTGCAGTGATGGCTATTGCAAACTTAGCAATGGCAACGGGTAATGTTGGTCGTGAAGGCGTTGGCGTTAATCCTATGCGTGGTCAAAACAATGTGCAAGGCTCTTGTGATATGGGTTCTATGCCGCATGAGTTCCCTGGTTATCGTCATGTTAATGACAATCAAGCGCGTGCAGAGTTTGAAAGTGCTTGGGGAGTCAAGTTAAGTGTTGATCCAGGCTTGCGTATACCAAATATGCTCGATTTAGCAGCAGAGGGAAGCTTTAAGGCGCTATATTGCGTGGGTGAAGATATTGCACAGTCAGATCCAGATACTACGCATGTGACTCATGCATTGGAAAGTATGGAATGCGTCATTGTGCAAGATTTGTTTTTAAATGAAACGGCAATGTTCGCGCATGTGTTTTTCCCTGGTGCTTCATTTTTAGAGAAGAATGGCACCTTTACCAATGCAGAGCGCCGTATATCCCCAGTACGTAAAGTCATGGCAACTAAGAACGGTATGGAAGACTGGGAAATTACCGCTAAGCTATCAACAGCGCTTGGCTATCCAATGCAATACAGTCATGCGAGCGATATCATGGATGAAATTGCCGAATTAACACCAACTTTTAAAGGTGTTAGTTTCAAAAAATTAGATGAATTAGGTAGCATACAATGGCCTTGTAATGATGAGGCGCCTAGCGGTACTCCCACTATGCATGTTGATACATTTGTGCGTGGCAAAGGTAAGTTCTTCATTACTCAATATGTCCCAACGACCGAAAAAGTGAATGGTAAATATCCGTTAATTTTAACCACAGGGCGTATTTTGAGTCAGTATAACGTGGGTGCACAATCAAGGCGTACGCAAAATGTTGCATGGCACCATGAAGATATTATTGAAATACATCCGCATGATGCACAAGAACGAGCGATACAAGATGGTGACTGGGTTGGTGTGACTAGTCGATCAGGTGAGACGGTATTACGCGTTAAAATCACGGAGCGCGTACAGCCTGGCGTGGTGTATACCACCTTTCATCATCCTGAGTCTGGTGCGAATGTCATTACTACTGATAACTCAGACTGGGCGACTAATTGCCCTGAATATAAAGTCACTGCAGTCCAGGTGAAAAAAGTAAATCAAGTATCAGATTGGCAAAAAGAATATAAAACCTTCAGTGAAACCCAAATTGAATTAACAGGTATATTACCCAGTAAGCCTGCTGTCATTGAGCACTAATCAATGATGGCAAGGTTCGCAGCAGATATTGGCGCACCAACACGACCGTATGCGATACAACGCTGGAAAGCGGGTGAGCTGACGCACACAAACGATCAGTTAGCAGAAGAGGTGCCGATTGCACTGATTTATAACGGAGTGTCACATGCTGTTATGTTGGCGACACCACAAAATCTAGAGGAGTTTGCTTTAGGTTTTTCTTTAACAGAAGGTATTTTGCAAGATAAAAAAGACCTTTATAGTGTTGAAGTTGAGTTGAAGGATAATGGCATTGAATTACATTTACATATTGCCACTGAACGATTCGTTTTGCTTAAATCACGTAGGCGCAATATGGCAGGGAGAACGGGTTGTGGGCTGTGTGGTGCAGAAAGTTTAAACCAAGTTTTTCACTTGCCAGCATCTCATCATGACTCAGTGCAGACAATGTTAAGTATGCGCAGTGTGTTTAAAGCGCACGATACGATTCAGCAAAAACAAACGCTGCAGCAGCTAACGGGCGCTACCCATGCTTGCGCATGGGCAGATACTGAGGGCAATATTCAATTTATCAGAGAAGATGTCGGCAGACACAACGCTTTAGATAAACTCATAGGCGTTTTGCACCAACATCATCAGCAAGGTGGATTTATTTTAACGTCCAGCCGCGCCAGTTATGAAATGGTACAAAAAATAGCCATGGTTGGTTTTGATGTATTGGCTGCTATATCCGCACCCACTGGTTTGGCAGTTCGGATAGCAGAAGAGTATGGCATTACATTATTGGGTTTTGTACGAGAACAGCAATACGTGGCATATAGTCATGCCCATAGAATAATAGAATAGGTACTGTATGGAAACGGAAAAATTAATCGCAATGGCCAATCAAATTGGCGACTTTTTCGAGGCTTACCCAAGTGAAGCAGAAGCTATGGCAGGAATAGCCAATCACTTACATAGTTTTTGGAACTCTGTCATGATCCAATCCATTGTTAAGCACGTTCAACAGCATCAAGGAAAAGGGTTGCATCCAAGAGTAATTGACGCTATCAAATTGCATTTAGCTTAAATCTTTTAATGGATATTGTTTCCGGTAACTCACTGATTGTTCTTTTAATTTTTTTTGCTGCTTTATTGTATGCATCAGTTGGACATGGCGGAGCATCTGGTTATTTGGCAGTGATGGCATTGCTTACTGTTGCACCAGAAACCATGCGACCCGCGGCATTAATCTTAAATGTGTTGGTGAGTAGTATAGCGCTTTACAAATTTTATCGTGTTAAAGCATTTTCATGGCAGTTGCTATTGCCTATTACTGTAGGCTCGGTGCCTTTTGCCTTTGTAGGCGGTCTGATTTCATTACCATCTCACCTCTATAAGCCGATTGTTGGGCTGGTATTAATATTGGCTGCATGGCAGATATTTGTAAGAGCCAAGCGCGATTCAACACAGATACATCAAAGACCCTCTAAAATTGCTTTGGTTGGCATGGGAGCTGGCTTGGGGTTGTTATCTGGCTTAACTGGTGTTGGTGGAGGCATTTTCTTAAGTCCAATCTTAATTTTGATGAACTGGGCTGAAACTAAAATGATTTCTGGTATAGCAGCTGCATTTATTTTAGTTAATTCTTTATCAGGTCTCGCAGGCGTGATTACAAAGGGGTTTACACTACCAGAAGGATTGCTATTCTGGGCTTTGGCAGCGGTAATCGGAGGCGCAATTGGTGCTGAATATGGCAGTCGTCGTTTAGCAAATCCAATAATCCGGCGGCTACTTGCTTTGGTGCTCCTCGTTGCGGGTAGCAAAATGATCTTAACTGCTTAATGTATTTGTTGGAATAATCTGAAGCTTTCTTTACCTTCACTCGCACGCTTGCCATGCCAAATCTGTACCCACTTATCGCCAAGACTCACTACTTTTGGATATTTTTCATCTTGAATAAGATATAAATCACAGTTTTTGCTTGCTTCTGTAAAAGATGAATAGGGTTTAATGTTGGCATAGTAATGGAGTAGTTCGCGTTGAGAATCACCTAGGTTTTCAGTTGACAGACAGGAGTATTGTGGCGGTAAGCTATTTTTTAAGCTACCAAAAACATCGCGATAGCTTCGAGCAGAATCAATCATGGGTAGCCATAATGACATCAATAAGGTCCAAACAAATGTCATGCCAATTGCCCAGTTGGTTGCTGCGGCACGGTTAGAGTGTTGCGAGCGTAATGTTGCAAACAGCCAAATGATAGTCATTGCTGAAGCGACTGAGAAAGCAAGCATATTAAAGTTGAGTTGTGGTAATCCAGATAAAAAGATAAGGCGCTCTTTTAGTTTAGCAGGATTTCCTGACATCATCGCGCCCCAACCAAGCCAGATTAAAAAACCCATGAATCCAAATAGAATTAAACCAAACCAATTTAATGCCCCAGCTGCCCCGCGTTTTAATGTTTCTATGCTACCTGCTGCTAATGCAGTTAAGGGGATAAGAAAAGGCATGGCATAAAGATCCCTACTTTCGCCGAGGAAGCCAGTAGTCAAAAAAGCGCTAATAAAAAAAATAATACATAGTTGAAATTTGGCCTGATGCAATAATCGCGTGCGATATCGCCATAATCCCCATGCCGCTAAAGGCAGGGATGGCCAGGCATACCAAAGTAATATATTGAGAAAGTAGAGGTGTGAGGATGCATTAAAGCTCACTAAAGATGACAGCCACCAATGATTAAACGATGATTGTGCAACATGCCAGAATAATAATAACCAAGCCCCTATTATGGGCGTAGCAACTAAAATAGCAATGCTGACTACTTTAGCAAAACTATTTGTACGCCAATGATTAAAGAAAAGAGGTAATAATATACAGGTTAGTAAGACCATGGTAACTGAAAGTAGCCCCGTAGATAAAAAGCCAACACACATGCCTAGCCCTAATAATAGACTTGCTCGATATGGGCGTCTTCTTGATAAGGCAAGTGCATAAAAGCAAGCTGCAACACCAGTTAAAGCGGCAACTTCTGGTGTTATAGTGTGTGCGCTGATAATTAAACCAATTGAGCTAATGAAAATAAATGTGGTTTGACGTCCAAATCCCTTTCCCCATAATTCTCTACCTGTCATGCCAATCACTACCAAGGTAAGTAGCATCCATATTCCAGTAGCTAATCGCGCACCATCATGCAGCGGTAGTACATTACTTAATATGTTGGCTGATAGCGCTGCGCTTAAGTAATACAGTGGTGGATTGGATAATTGACTGCTGCTGGCAGATGTTGGTGCAAGTAACATGCCATTATCTAATAGGTTTTTAATAGTACTAATGGCATTAGATTCTAGTGGCTTCCATGGCTCATGACCAATAAGTCCCATCAGTAACCAAACCGCACACAGCAAAATGAGTAAACGAATTTTGGCACGCTCTCCTACCCTTGTGGGTGGAGTGGACATATTGCCTTGCCAGTCATGCTCAAGATTAAAACGCA
This region of Methylophilaceae bacterium genomic DNA includes:
- a CDS encoding sulfite exporter TauE/SafE family protein; amino-acid sequence: MDIVSGNSLIVLLIFFAALLYASVGHGGASGYLAVMALLTVAPETMRPAALILNVLVSSIALYKFYRVKAFSWQLLLPITVGSVPFAFVGGLISLPSHLYKPIVGLVLILAAWQIFVRAKRDSTQIHQRPSKIALVGMGAGLGLLSGLTGVGGGIFLSPILILMNWAETKMISGIAAAFILVNSLSGLAGVITKGFTLPEGLLFWALAAVIGGAIGAEYGSRRLANPIIRRLLALVLLVAGSKMILTA
- a CDS encoding glycosyl transferase; amino-acid sequence: MRFNLEHDWQGNMSTPPTRVGERAKIRLLILLCAVWLLMGLIGHEPWKPLESNAISTIKNLLDNGMLLAPTSASSSQLSNPPLYYLSAALSANILSNVLPLHDGARLATGIWMLLTLVVIGMTGRELWGKGFGRQTTFIFISSIGLIISAHTITPEVAALTGVAACFYALALSRRRPYRASLLLGLGMCVGFLSTGLLSVTMVLLTCILLPLFFNHWRTNSFAKVVSIAILVATPIIGAWLLLFWHVAQSSFNHWWLSSLVSFNASSHLYFLNILLWYAWPSLPLAAWGLWRYRTRLLHQAKFQLCIIFFISAFLTTGFLGESRDLYAMPFLIPLTALAAGSIETLKRGAAGALNWFGLILFGFMGFLIWLGWGAMMSGNPAKLKERLIFLSGLPQLNFNMLAFSVASAMTIIWLFATLRSQHSNRAAATNWAIGMTFVWTLLMSLWLPMIDSARSYRDVFGSLKNSLPPQYSCLSTENLGDSQRELLHYYANIKPYSSFTEASKNCDLYLIQDEKYPKVVSLGDKWVQIWHGKRASEGKESFRLFQQIH